Proteins from one Ananas comosus cultivar F153 linkage group 5, ASM154086v1, whole genome shotgun sequence genomic window:
- the LOC109709915 gene encoding uncharacterized protein LOC109709915: protein MKRIPRIKFPQRHPNPSAPAPSSDQTTFSLSQLGSKSQPNEPSSSSGARSYRFRSDVPAPPSNVAVGGKASLLPKRTPLSEEEIEAIMLGGSF from the exons atgaagcgAATCCCTCGGATCAAGTTCCCGCAGAGGCATCCCAATCCCTCAG caCCCGCTCCCTCTTCGGATCAAACTACGTTCTCCTTGTCGCAATTGG GATCTAAGTCCCAGCCAAACGAACCTTCATCATCTTCTGGCGCTCGGAGTTACAGGTTCCGATCTGATGTTCCTGCCCCGCCTTCCAACGTTGCTGTAGGTGGGAAGGCTTCGCTCCTCCCAAAACGCACCCCACTGTCTGAAGAAGAGATTGAGGCTATTATG CTGGGTGGTTCTTTTTGA
- the LOC109710934 gene encoding CTP synthase-like: protein MGEGGRGKEMKYVLVTGGVVSGLGKGVTASSIGVVLKACGLRVTSIKIDPYLNTDAGTMSPFEHGEVFVLDDGGEVDLDLGNYERFLDIKLTCDNNITTGKIYQSVINKERKGDYLGKTVQVVPHITDAIQEWIERVAMVPVDGKEGPADVCVIELGGTIGDIESRPFIEALSQFSYRVGPQNFCLVHVSLVPVLSVVGEQKTKPTQHSVQRLRALGLTPNILACRSTKPLGENVKEKLSQFCHVQVENIISLYDVSNIWRIPLLLKDQNVHVAVLRILRPWGASWEPKLEKWIKMANNCDSLDDPVRIAMVGKYTGLSDSYLSVLKALLHASIALRRKLVVEWVPASDLEEQTAKETPNLYEKAWNLLMGSDGVLVPGGFGDRGVQGKILAAKYARENNVPFLGICLGMQIAVIEFARSVLNLKDANSTEFDPETKNPCIIFMPEGSKTHMGGTMRLGSRRTVFHSLDSKSAKLYGNVKFVDERHRHRYEVNPDMAVEFEHAGLEFVGRDESGKRMEILELPSHPYYVGVQFHPEFKSRPERPSAPFLGLIAASCGQLDALLQASSQRHHLIPKRVQSNVISNGNIYQNGAPNKTVKNIMGGVVFSNGNGVHV from the exons ATGGGTGAAGGGGGGAGAGGGAAGGAGATGAAGTACGTGTTGGTGACTGGGGGAGTGGTGAGTGGGTTGGGGAAGGGGGTCACGGCGAGTAGCATTGGGGTCGTGCTTAAAGCGTGTGGGCTCCGTGTGACCTCCATTAAGATTG ATCCATACCTGAACACTGATGCAGGAACAATGTCCCCATTTGAGCATGGGGAGGTCTTTGTTTTAGATGACGGTGGTGAG GTGGACTTGGATCTTGGAAACTATGAGAGATTCTTAGATATCAAACTAACTTGCGACAACAACATCACAACTGGGAAAATATATCAG TCTGTCATAAACAAGGAGAGAAAAGGAGATTACCTTGGGAAAACAGTTCAG GTCGTGCCTCACATTACTGACGCCATACAAGAGTGGATCGAGCGCGTGGCGATGGTACCAGTAGATGGCAAAGAAGGACCGGCTGATGTCTGTGTTATTGAGTTGGGTGGAACGATAG GGGACATAGAATCAAGGCCTTTTATTGAAGCTTTAAGCCAATTTTCTTATAGAGTAG GACCTCAAAACTTTTGCCTGGTTCACGTCAGTCTTGTGCCTGTGCTGAGTGTTGTTGGTGAACAG AAAACTAAGCCGACCCAGCATAGTGTTCAGAGATTAAGAGCACTTGGATTGACACCAAATATTCTAGCCTGTCGAAGTACTAAG CCTCTGGGTGAAAATGTTAAAGAAAAGTTGTCACAATTTTGCCATGTTCAG GTAGAAAATATCATAAGCTTGTATGATGTTTCGAACATTTGGCGCATCCCTTTACTTTTAAAG GACCAGAATGTGCATGTAGCTGTTTTAAGAATTCTGAGGCCTTGGGG TGCTTCTTGGGAGCCCAAGTTGGAGAAATGGATCAAGATGGCTAATAATTGTGACTCATTAGATGATCCT GTCAGAATTGCAATGGTTGGAAAATACACTGGTCTTTCTGATTCTTATCTCTCTGTTTTAAAG GCTCTTTTGCATGCTTCTATTGCTTTGCGAAGGAAACTTGTAGTTGAGTGGGTTCCTGCATCTGATCTCGAAGAGCAAACTGCAAAAGAG ACACCTAATCTATATGAAAAAGCATGGAATTTGCTGATG GGTTCAGATGGTGTGCTAGTTCCTGGGGGCTTTGGGGACCGGGGGGTACAAGGGAAAATTCTCGCTGCAAAATATGCCAGAGAAAATAATGTTCCTTTTCTTGGCATTTGCCTCGGCATGCAAATTGCCGTAATTGAGTTTGCTCGCTCTGTTCTTAATTTGAAGGATGCAAACAGCACAGAGTTTGATCCCGAAACGAAAAACCCGTGCATCATTTTTATGCCAGAG GGCTCAAAAACACATATGGGGGGGACAATGCGACTTGGATCAAGGCGAACAGTATTCCATTCTTTGGACTCCAAATCAGCCAAGTT GTATGGGAATGTCAAATTTGTTGATGAGCGGCATCGCCATAGATATGAG GTCAATCCTGATATGGCGGTAGAATTCGAACATGCTGGTCTTGAATTTGTCGGTAGAGATGAATCTGGAAAGCGTATGGAG ATACTTGAGCTGCCTTCTCATCCATATTACGTTGGCGTCCAGTTTCATCCAGAGTTCAAGTCGAGACCTGAAAGACCCTCTGCTCCATTTTTAG GTTTGATAGCTGCTTCATGTGGGCAATTGGATGCTCTGCTCCAAGCTTCAAGCCAACGTCACCATTTAATTCCCAAAAGAGTTCAGAGCAATGTTATCTCGAACGGAAATATATACCAAAATGGAGCTCCAAATAAGACGGTTAAAAACATAATGGGAGGGGTCGTATTTTCGAATGGTAACGGTGTGCATGTCTAA
- the LOC109710946 gene encoding NAC domain-containing protein 76-like translates to MHPCNGTVTVPPGFRFHPTDEELLHYYLRKKVAFEAIDLDVIRVIDLNKLEPWDLKDKCRIGTGPQNEWYFFSHKDKKYPTGTRTNRATTAGFWKATGRDKAIHLGDSKRIGMRKTLVFYTGRAPHGQKTDWIMHEYRLDDESTEVLEEGWVVCRVFKKKNHQRGIPPEAMLEDDEPNLSRPTRSALLDPKHNFNMPSDFTFDASMHLPQLLSSESSPLPSFMPQQVSMNSLDIECSHNLMKLTNGGASNSHHHLLPQERFNNGDWSRLDKLLASHQQLDQLFNGKLNTPPSHQLIMEMGSSMERFPLHSLVCENDNIMKFPK, encoded by the exons ATGCATCCGTGCAACGGAACAGTAACGGTGCCGCCGGGATTCCGTTTTCACCCGACGGATGAGGAGCTCCTTCACTATTATCTGAGGAAGAAGGTGGCCTTTGAAGCTATCGATCTCGACGTCATACGTGTTATTGATCTCAACAAGCTTGAGCCTTGGGATCTCAAAG ATAAGTGTAGAATTGGTACGGGACCTCAAAATGAATGGTACTTCTTCAGCCACAAGGACAAGAAATATCCGACGGGAACGCGGACCAACCGAGCAACCACCGCTGGATTTTGGAAGGCCACGGGGCGGGACAAAGCTATCCACCTCGGTGACTCGAAGAGAATCGGCATGAGAAAGACCCTAGTCTTCTACACAGGGAGAGCCCCTCACGGCCAGAAGACCGACTGGATCATGCATGAGTACCGCCTCGACGATGAAAGCACGGAGGTCCTG GAAGAAGGATGGGTGGTATGTAGGGTATTCAAGAAGAAGAACCATCAAAGAGGCATCCCCCCCGAAGCGATGCTCGAAGACGATGAACCAAATCTCTCGCGACCAACAAGGTCCGCGCTACTCGATCCGAAACACAACTTCAACATGCCGTCCGACTTCACCTTTGACGCCTCGATGCATCTCCCGCAACTTCTGAGCTCCGAATCCTCGCCACTCCCGTCTTTCATGCCTCAACAAGTCTCCATGAACTCACTAGACATCGAGTGCTCTCACAACCTAATGAAGCTCACAAATGGCGGGGCAAGTAACagccatcatcatcttcttccacAAGAGAGGTTCAACAATGGGGATTGGTCTAGATTAGACAAGCTCCTAGCTTCACACCAACAGTTGGATCAGCTCTTTAATGGGAAGCTCAATACTCCACCATCTCATCAACTGATCATGGAGATGGGCTCATCAATGGAGAGGTTCCCTTTGCACTCTCTTGTGTGCGAGAATGATAACATCATGAAGTTCCCTAAGTAA
- the LOC109710016 gene encoding uncharacterized protein LOC109710016: MGNCMGLCKQKRENNQVMNVEEGLYGGNGNGNGGSNGGEKEGGGGGFKVKVLLTRGELERLLVEVKKGERRLEEVLLEMGEEREREIIVAKWKSTHHQEGWKPTLESIVECPEASEF; the protein is encoded by the coding sequence CATGGGCCTgtgcaaacaaaagagagagaacaaCCAAGTTATGAACGTGGAGGAAGGATTATATGGCGGCAACGGCAACGGCAACGGCGGCAGCAACGGCGGCGAAAAggagggtggtggtggtggttttAAGGTTAAGGTGCTGTTAACAAGAGGGGAGCTTGAGAGGCTTTTGGTGGAGGTGAAGAAGGGGGAGAGGAGGCTTGAGGAAGTGCTTTTGGAGATGGgtgaggagagggagagagagataattgTTGCTAAGTGGAAAAGCACTCACCATCAGGAGGGGTGGAAACCAACTTTGGAGAGCATTGTGGAGTGCCCTGAGGCCTCAGAATTTTGA
- the LOC109710993 gene encoding uncharacterized protein LOC109710993 isoform X2, producing MSTSSYSSSAAFLRLLPSSFSPSNKKPRLLYPLKRPTFRVTSLRLGFEEILVVTHNKVLVAATIAAAVGQLSKPLTRAINGDGIDLKAAIRSGGMPSTHSAGVIAAATSLGLERGFADSIFGMSVVFAAIVMYDAQGVRKEVGEQAKILNKILSLQEKSTLNWDKDDYINSKSGISSINSEEAAPLISVPKKASTFQSNGESYAYHSSRVTSNKLSEAQSLKDDVTEPLEKAYGSSKPLNESVGHTKLQVLVGALLGFVVSLLIDVTL from the exons ATGTCcacttcttcttattcttcttccgCAGCTTTTCTTCGTCTTCtcccttcctctttctctccttctaaTAAGAAGCCGAGGCTTCTTTACCCTCTTAAAAGACCCACTTTTCGTGTCACCTCACTGAGGCTCGGATTTGAGGAGATTTTGGTGGTGACCCATAATAAG GTTTTGGTAGCGGCTACTATCGCTGCTGCTGTGGGGCAACTATCTAAGCCTCTTACTAGGGCTATTAATGGAGATGGAATTGATTTGAAAGCGGCGATTCGGTCTGGGGGAATGCCTTCGACGCATTCAGCC GGTGTCATCGCTGCCGCGACATCGCTTGGCCTAGAAAG GGGATTTGCAGATTCCATTTTTGGCATGTCGGTTGTATTTGCTGCAATCGTAATGTACGATGCTCAG GGTGTCAGAAAAGAAGTGGGTGAGCAAGCAAAGATTCTTAACAAGATATTGAGTCTCCAAGAGAAATCAACTCTCAATTGGGACAAAGATGATTATATCAATTCTAAATCCGGAATTTCCTCTATCAATTCTGAGGAAGCTGCTCCCCTCATCTCTGTTCCTAAGAAGGCTAGTACATTTCAATCCAATGGCGAGTCCTATGCATATCATAGCTCGCGAGTAACGTCGAACAAGTTAAGTGAAGCTCAAAGCTTAAAAGATGATGTTACCGAACCACTGGAAAAGGCGTATGGGAGTAGCAAACCATTGAACGAATCGGTCGGCCATACAAAACTTCAAGTTCTTGTTGGTGCCCTGCTAGGTTTTGTTGTAAGTTTACTCATTGATGTTACATTGTAA
- the LOC109710993 gene encoding uncharacterized protein LOC109710993 isoform X1, with amino-acid sequence MSTSSYSSSAAFLRLLPSSFSPSNKKPRLLYPLKRPTFRVTSLRLGFEEILVVTHNKVLVAATIAAAVGQLSKPLTRAINGDGIDLKAAIRSGGMPSTHSAGVIAAATSLGLERGFADSIFGMSVVFAAIVMYDAQSFLQFKSSLSYIHHWPMIRNKKKEKRGFFHKGVRKEVGEQAKILNKILSLQEKSTLNWDKDDYINSKSGISSINSEEAAPLISVPKKASTFQSNGESYAYHSSRVTSNKLSEAQSLKDDVTEPLEKAYGSSKPLNESVGHTKLQVLVGALLGFVVSLLIDVTL; translated from the exons ATGTCcacttcttcttattcttcttccgCAGCTTTTCTTCGTCTTCtcccttcctctttctctccttctaaTAAGAAGCCGAGGCTTCTTTACCCTCTTAAAAGACCCACTTTTCGTGTCACCTCACTGAGGCTCGGATTTGAGGAGATTTTGGTGGTGACCCATAATAAG GTTTTGGTAGCGGCTACTATCGCTGCTGCTGTGGGGCAACTATCTAAGCCTCTTACTAGGGCTATTAATGGAGATGGAATTGATTTGAAAGCGGCGATTCGGTCTGGGGGAATGCCTTCGACGCATTCAGCC GGTGTCATCGCTGCCGCGACATCGCTTGGCCTAGAAAG GGGATTTGCAGATTCCATTTTTGGCATGTCGGTTGTATTTGCTGCAATCGTAATGTACGATGCTCAG AGTTTTCTCCAGTTTAAATCGTCCTTGTCCTACATACACCATTGGCCAATgatcagaaacaaaaaaaaagagaaaagaggatTCTTCCATAAG GGTGTCAGAAAAGAAGTGGGTGAGCAAGCAAAGATTCTTAACAAGATATTGAGTCTCCAAGAGAAATCAACTCTCAATTGGGACAAAGATGATTATATCAATTCTAAATCCGGAATTTCCTCTATCAATTCTGAGGAAGCTGCTCCCCTCATCTCTGTTCCTAAGAAGGCTAGTACATTTCAATCCAATGGCGAGTCCTATGCATATCATAGCTCGCGAGTAACGTCGAACAAGTTAAGTGAAGCTCAAAGCTTAAAAGATGATGTTACCGAACCACTGGAAAAGGCGTATGGGAGTAGCAAACCATTGAACGAATCGGTCGGCCATACAAAACTTCAAGTTCTTGTTGGTGCCCTGCTAGGTTTTGTTGTAAGTTTACTCATTGATGTTACATTGTAA
- the LOC109709928 gene encoding pentatricopeptide repeat-containing protein At3g46790, chloroplastic-like, producing MFPSSKLVRRRTPPSPSSLHSLLHTFSTSIPSPPTNPNPHLLSHSPASNHNLFDYPACSSLLQSLVAHKALDRGKQLHARLLLCGLGFDTILATKLVNLYSVCNSLDYARYLFDRIPKRNIFLWNVLIRAYAWNGPYEVAVSLFYQMIDYGLEPDNFTLPFVLKACSALSALETGREVHELAIKLRWESDVFVGAGLIDMYAKCGCIDDARDVFDRIPVRDAVLWNSMIAAYAQNGLPGEALCLCREMVVSGFGPTIATLVSVISAADAAALPRGRELHGFGWRRGFESHDKLKIALVDMYAKSGSLRVARVLFEQLKDRSLISWNAMICGYGMHGHADEALTLFHTMRAEGQILPDHITFVGVLSACNHGGLMEEGKRFFYLMVSNYSIKPTVQHYTCLIDLLGHSGELDEAYKLIQEMLMKPDSGVWGALLNGCKIHRNVELGELALQKLIELEPNDAGNYVLLSNIYAQAGKWEEAAKVRKRMTDRGLKKSIACSWIEIKSKIHAFLVGDLSHPRSEEIYEELERLEGLMQEAGYVPDTEPVFHDVGDDEKRNMVRSHSERLAIAFGLISTPPGTRLIVTKNLRVCEDCHVAIKYISRIVQREIIIRDVNRYHHFKDGECSCRDYW from the coding sequence ATGTTTCCCTCCTCAAAACTGGTACGAAGAAGAAcacctccctctccctcctctctccacTCTCTCCTCCACACCTTCTCCACCTCAATCCCTTCCCCACCTACAAACCCTAATCCTCACCTCCTCTCCCATTCCCCCGCTTCGAATCACAACCTCTTCGATTACCCCGCCTGCTCCTCTCTCCTCCAATCCCTCGTCGCCCACAAGGCGCTCGATCGCGGGAAGCAGCTCCATGCACGCTTACTCCTATGCGGACTCGGTTTTGACACCATATTGGCCACCAAGCTCGTCAATTTATACTCTGTTTGTAACTCTTTGGACTATGCGCGCTACCTGTTTGATAGAATTCCCAAAAGGAACATTTTCCTTTGGAACGTTCTTATCCGTGCTTACGCGTGGAACGGGCCTTATGAAGTCGCTGTTTCGCTATTTTATCAAATGATAGATTATGGGCTTGAGCCCGATAATTTCACGCTTCCGTTTGTACTCAAGGCGTGCTCTGCGCTTTCTGCTCTTGAAACTGGGAGGGAAGTCCATGAACTGGCGATAAAGTTGCGGTGGGAGTCGGATGTGTTCGTGGGTGCGGGACTCATCGATATGTATGCGAAGTGCGGGTGCATCGACGATGCCCGTGACGTGTTTGATAGGATTCCGGTCAGAGATGCCGTGCTCTGGAATTCCATGATCGCGGCGTATGCGCAAAATGGGCTTCCGGGGGAAGCGCTTTGTCTTTGCCGTGAAATGGTTGTAAGTGGGTTCGGGCCCACGATTGCAACGCTTGTCAGTGTGATATCGGCCGCCGATGCGGCTGCTCTGCCTCGAGGGAGGGAGCTCCATGGGTTTGGTTGGAGACGAGGATTTGAATCACACGACAAGCTGAAAATCGCCCTTGTTGATATGTACGCCAAGAGTGGCTCTCTTCGGGTTGCTCGTGTTCTCTTTGAGCAGCTTAAAGATAGGAGCCTTATTTCTTGGAATGCTATGATTTGTGGTTATGGAATGCACGGCCACGCAGATGAAGCGCTCACTTTGTTTCATACTATGAGAGCGGAGGGTCAAATCCTGCCTGACCATATAACTTTTGTTGGCGTGTTATCGGCTTGCAATCACGGAGGATTGATGGAAGAAGGGAAACGATTCTTTTATTTGATGGTGAGCAATTACTCGATCAAACCGACTGTTCAACACTACACTTGCTTAATCGATCTTCTTGGTCATTCTGGTGAATTAGATGAAGCTTATAAACTTATCCAAGAAATGTTGATGAAGCCTGATTCGGGAGTTTGGGGTGCACTACTAAATGGTTGCAAGATTCATAGAAACGTGGAGCTGGGAGAGTTAGCCTTGCAAAAATTGATAGAATTGGAACCAAATGACGCGGGAAATTATGTGCTTTTATCCAATATTTATGCCCAAGCTGGAAAATGGGAGGAAGCTGCAAAGGTGAGGAAGAGGATGACTGATAGAGGCTTGAAGAAGAGCATTGCTTGTAGTTGGATCGAAATCAAGAGCAAAATCCATGCATTTCTTGTCGGAGATTTATCCCATCCTAGATCAGAGGAAATATACGAAGAGTTAGAGAGATTGGAGGGGCTTATGCAAGAAGCCGGTTATGTGCCTGATACCGAGCCAGTCTTTCATGATGTGGGAGATGATGAGAAGCGGAACATGGTTCGAAGCCATAGTGAGAGGCTTGCTATTGCATTTGGGCTCATTAGTACGCCACCTGGAACAAGGCTTATCGTGACGAAGAATCTTAGGGTTTGCGAGGATTGTCATGTTGCCATCAAGTACATATCGCGGATTGTGCAGAGGGAGATTATCATAAGAGATGTTAACCGTTACCATCATTTCAAAGATGGGGAGTGCTCGTGTCGAGATTACTGGTAA